The proteins below come from a single Drosophila kikkawai strain 14028-0561.14 chromosome 3R, DkikHiC1v2, whole genome shotgun sequence genomic window:
- the Arl6IP1 gene encoding ADP-ribosylation factor-like protein 6-interacting protein 1: protein MTASQVDQKRALNKLKHDLEPFRTAIVGAYGVLTWEKQYYAGVVFGSISVLYLALWYLDFSLITLVSLLGLISILMDYMFPTVSRLVFGSVNWDGDQEAKFEDVCSQVCAIKANLATWYEYLFKERKSTVFVIISSIGLVGLAWIGALINNWLLMYLATLLIAMWPGLQDKDVFKAITQKASKIINEKIQCGKRKLQ, encoded by the exons ATGACGGCTTCACAGGTTGACCAG AAACGCGCTCTCAACAAGTTGAAGCACGACCTAGAGCCCTTCCGGACGGCCATAGTCGGGGCCTACGGCGTGCTCACCTGGGAGAAGCAATACTACGCCGGGGTGGTCTTCGGCAGCATCAGTGTCCTGTACTTGGCCCTCTGGTATTTGGACTTTTCGCTGATCACCCTGGTCTCGCTGCTGGGCCTGATAAGCATCCTCATGGACTACATGTTCCCCACCGTGTCGCGCCTCGTCTTTGGCAGCGTCAACTGGGATGGCGACCAGGAAGCCAAGTTCGAGGACGTTTGCAGCCAGGTGTGCGCGATCAAGGCAAACCTGGCGACCTGGTACGAGTACCTCTTCAAGGAGCGCAAGTCCACCGTG TTCGTGATTATCAGCAGCATTGGACTTGTGGGTCTCGCCTGGATTGGGGCCCTCATCAATAACTGGCTGCTGATGTACTTGGCCACGCTGCTCATCGCCATGTGGCCGGGGCTGCAGGACAAGGACGTGTTCAAGGCCATCACCCAGAAGGCATCGAAGATAATCAACGAGAAGATCCAATGCGGCAAGCGAAAGTTGCAGTAG
- the CCT3 gene encoding T-complex protein 1 subunit gamma, with amino-acid sequence MFGGQQPILVLSQNTKRESGRKVQLENIQAGKAIADVIRTCLGPQAMLKMLMDPMGGIVMTNDGNAILREITVQHPAAKSMIEIARTQDEEVGDGTTSVIVLAGEMLAAAEPFLQQQIHPTVIIRAYREALEDIVGHLQSDLSVQLDVKDKAKMAEVVKACVGTKFIGKWSDLAVKIALDAVETVTLNENGRLEVDIKRYAKVEKIPGGAIEESCVLKGVMINKDVTHPKMRRLIENPRIVLLDCSLEYKKGESQTNVEIIGEQDFTRMLQIEEEFVQRICADIIAVKPDLVFTEKGVSDLAQHYLLKAGITAIRRLRKTDNLRIARACGATIVNRTEELTEKDVGTGAGLFEVKKIGDEYFTFVTQCKDPKACTILLRGASKDILNETERNLQDALHVARNLVLEPRLVAGGGAVEMAASQLLTRKQVKGPYTAVAHALEIIPRTLAQNCGANTIRALTALRAKHASHTGDSVCAWGIDGESGEIVDMNVKNIWEPLAVKLQTYKTAVETAILLLRIDDIVSGSKKRGGNEPTNPAAMAQGQE; translated from the exons ATGTTCGGTGGACAGCAGCCTATACTCGTGTTGA GTCAGAACACGAAGAGAGAATCGGGCCGCAAAGTGCAGTTGGAGAACATCCAAGCCGGAaag GCCATCGCTGATGTGATCAGGACATGTCTGGGCCCCCAGGCCATGCTGAAGATGCTGATGGACCCCATGGGCGGCATCGTGATGACCAATGATGGCAACGCCATCCTGCGCGAGATCACTGTCCAGCATCCGGCTGCCAAGAGCATGATCGAGATCGCACGCACACAGGACGAGGAGGTGGGCGACGGTACCACATCGGTCATCGTCCTGGCCGGCGAGATGCTGGCCGCCGCCGAGCCCTTCCTGCAGCAACAGATTCACCCGACAGTGATCATTCGGGCATATCGCGAGGCCCTTGAGGACATCGTCGGCCACTTGCAGTCGGATCTCAGCGTGCAGCTGGACGTGAAGGACAAGGCCAAAATGGCCGAGGTGGTCAAGGCCTGCGTTGGCACCAAATTCATCGGCAAGTGGTCCGATTTGGCTGTGAAAATCGCCCTGGACGCCGTCGAGACGGTGACGCTGAACGAGAATGGTCGCCTGGAGGTGGACATTAAGCG CTACGCCAAGGTGGAGAAGATTCCCGGCGGTGCCATTGAGGAGTCTTGCGTGCTGAAGGGTGTGATGATCAACAAGGACGTGACTCACCCCAAGATGCGTCGTCTAATCGAGAACCCCCGCATCGTGCTGCTCGACTGCTCGCTGGAGTACAAGAAGGGTGAGAGCCAGACCAACGTGGAGATTATCGGGGAGCAGGACTTTACCCGCATGCTGCAGATCGAGGAGGAGTTTGTGCAGCGCATCTGTGCGGACATTATTGCCGTGAAGCCGGATCTGGTCTTCACCGAGAAGGGTGTCTCTGACTTGGCCCAGCACTATCTGCTGAAGGCCGGCATTACTGCCATCCGTCGTCTGCGCAAGACGGACAATCTGCGCATTGCTCGCGCCTGCGGTGCCACCATTGTCAACCGCACCGAGGAGCTGACCGAGAAGGATGTGGGCACGGGCGCCGGGCTGTTCGAAGTCAAGAAGATTGGCGACGAGTACTTCACCTTCGTGACACAGTGCAAGGACCCCAAGGCCTGCACCATCCTGCTGCGCGGTGCCAGCAAGGATATCCTCAACGAGACGGAGCGTAACCTGCAGGATGCTCTGCACGTGGCTCGCAACCTGGTGCTGGAGCCACGTCTGGTTGCCGGCGGCGGAGCCGTTGAGATGGCCGCCTCCCAGCTGCTGACTCGCAAGCAGGTCAAGGGCCCGTACACGGCGGTGGCCCATGCCCTGGAAATCATACCGCGCACGCTGGCCCAGAACTGCGGAGCCAACACGATCCGCGCCCTGACCGCTCTGCGTGCCAAGCACGCCTCTCACACCGGCGACAGCGTTTGCGCCTGGGGCATCGACGGCGAGTCCGGCGAAATTGTGGACATGAACGTGAAGAACATCTGGGAGCCGCTGGCCGTCAAGCTGCAGACGTACAAGACAGCCGTGGAGACGGCCATCCTCCTGCTGCGCATCGATGACATCGTCTCCGGATCCAAGAAGCGCGGCGGCAACGAGCCGACCAACCCGGCCGCCATGGCCCAGGGCCAGGAGTAG
- the modSP gene encoding modular serine protease, with the protein MQLKSGLTRGLLFLCAISFRIGAILAECEDTQFECDNGSCISSYNVCDGDKNCPDGSDETALTCISQREHCNKPFFQCAYGGCVIGTAGCNGVQECADGSDETRLRCGNTDDKNQFERRIQGNCQEDEFKCPSGICLDKTTFLCNGKDDCADGSAFDESVELCGHIYCPQYSFKCGTGSCIAGSMKCNGVNDCHDGSDEAPLLCNTTRKISSPVPVTVEIPQSQEGCPLPLGDERPIIKGTGGRILTGPITHGLVKFSCERGHVLEGDTSSYCANRKWGNSLIPKCVKYCNSTGEFEGYSTNALCTYAGQRVDCKKPYHPPGTEVQFVCANGFKADGPLPDMKCMRGGYWNRQRQRCQQECGQIATPTKSFSANGYTINNTVVPWHVGLYVWHNERDYHFQCGGSLLTPDLIITAAHCVYNEGTRLPYSFDTFQVIAAKYYRNYNDTTPDDQIRNVTFIDIARGYKGRIEDFYQDLALLTLNEPFELSHVIRPICVKFVSFAEKESVTDDRQGKFAGWSIEDRHELQFVPAVSKANILCRQSLRDIKSDKFCIFTQGKSLACQGDSGGGFTAVQETLEFSGRSSTRHFLFGVISNAPNADQCAHSLTVLTNVQHFEDMILSAMSKSVNTRS; encoded by the exons ATGCAGCTCAAATCGGGACTAACAAGAGGCCTCCTGTTCCTTTGCGCAATTTCGTTTAGAATCGGAGCAA TATTAGCCGAATGTGAAGACACACAATTTGAGTGCGACAACGGCAGCTGCATCTCCTCCTATAATGTCTGCGACGGGGACAAGAACTGCCCGGACGGATCAGACGAGACGGCGCTGACCTGCATCTCCCAGCGGGAGCATTGCAACAAACCGTTCTTCCAATGCGCCTACGGCGGCTGCGTTATTGGTACTGCGGGCTGCAACGGAGTCCAAGAGTGTGCAGATGGATCCGATGAAACGCGGCTCCGTTGTGGGAACACCGACGATAAGAATCAGTTTGAACGTCGCATTCAGGGCAATTGTCA GGAAGATGAGTTCAAGTGCCCGTCCGGAATTTGTCTGGACAAGACCACTTTTCTGTGCAACGGCAAGGACGACTGTGCGGATGGCTCTGCCTTTGACGAGTCCGTGGAACTTTGTGGGCACATATACTGTCCCCAATACTCATTTAAGTGCGGCACCGGCAGCTGCATTGCCGGTTCGATGAAATGCAACGGTGTAAACGACTGTCATGACGGATCTGATGAGGCTCCGCTGCTCTGCAACACCACCAGGAAGATATCAAGTCCAGTTCCAGTCACCGTAGAGATTCCGCAGTCTCAGGAGGGCTGCCCATTGCCGCTTGGCGATGAGCGTCCCATCATAAAGGGTACTGGCGGTCGTATCCTAACCGGACCCATCACCCACGGACTTGTGAAATTCTCCTGCGAGAGGGGGCATGTGCTTGAGGGCGATACATCTAGCTATTGTGCCAATCGGAAGTGGGGTAACTCCTTGATTCCGAAATGCGTGA AATACTGCAACTCTACGGGCGAATTTGAAGGATACTCAACGAACGCCTTGTGTACCTATGCCGGCCAGAGGGTGGATTGTAAGAAGCCCTACCATCCACCCGGCACCGAGGTGCAGTTCGTCTGCGCCAACGGCTTCAAGGCTGACGGACCTCTGCCGGACATGAAGTGCATGCGGGGCGGCTACTGGAACCGTCAGCGCCAGCGCTGCCAGCAGGAATGCGGCCAGATTGCCACGCCCACCAAGAGCTTCTCGGCCAACGGCTACACCATCAACAACACTGTGGTGCCTTGGCATGTGGGACT GTACGTTTGGCACAACGAAAGGGACTATCACTTCCAGTGTGGCGGATCTCTGCTGACACCGGACCTCATTATCACCGCCGCCCATTGCGTATACAACGAGGGCACCCGCCTGCCATACAGCTTCGATACCTTCCAGGTGATAGCGGCCAAGTACTACCGCAACTACAATGACACTACGCCCGACGACCAGATACGCAATGTGACCTTTATAGACATAGCGCG TGGCTACAAGGGACGTATTGAGGACTTTTATCAGGATTTGGCCCTGCTTACCCTCAACGAGCCCTTTGAGCTTAGCCATGTGATCCGGCCCATTTGCGTGAAATTCGTGAGCTTCGCGGAAAAGGAGAGCGTCACTGACGATCGGCAGGGCAAGTTCGCTGGCTGGAGCATCGAGGACAGGCACGAGCTGCAGTTTGTGCCGGCTGTTTCCAAGGCGAACATCCTGTGCCGGCAGAGTCTGCGCGACATCAAGTCGGACAAGTTCTGCATATTCACGCAGGGCAAGTCCCTGGCCTGTCAAGGTGACAGTGGCGGAGGGTTTACCGCAGTGCAGGAGACCCTCGAGTTCTCGGGCCGTTCAAGCACCCGCCACTTCCTTTTCGGAGTGATCAGCAATGCCCCCAATGCGGATCAGTGCGCTCACAGCCTGACCGTGCTGACCAACGTCCAGCACTTCGAGGACATGATACTTAGTGCGATGAGCAAGAGTGTTAACACACGATCTTAA
- the LOC108077858 gene encoding G-patch domain and KOW motifs-containing protein, which produces MDAKKISFGFSKVAKKPNILPSKQPKDENKVELIKCLEGKEIKLVAERVEAAPLIIEMQGSQKTSAALASLMKRRAVLLGEEEPDPEEVTPAAQSVAEVTAGPAAAENLEQRAARELLAASQNNGDNLTAEKLVLPAVKADELPLDGAKEATLDDYDNIPIQQFGLAMLRGMGWVDPPPKKKGSGPIDDAPFLRPKGMGLGADKALKPKALLVQPEKNELLEIKKQAFVRILGGKQKDQYGQIEGFDDHAGRVIVKMAIGGAKEAFNEFLCQPVSRKEYAQYGKCINTAKYEEFKKQENEHGQIILKQEKPTERRDRDRREDDKSQRDERKEQRHYKDEDRRRYKEEDRKSYKDEDRKSYKDEDRKSYKDEERKSYKDEDRKSYKDEDRKYKDEDRKSYNDGRKPYREDDRRAYKEEDRKEYKTERTYKEESKLHKNEDRDRRNHGQDSRSNSSSTSKREDRERRRSPSPKTSRRPKSSSDEADDTGESTESDSDSAYERRKHKKSSSRKSRKHSKKSKHRTRKADNDSSADSDGSSHEDHRRHPSKYKKKTKKSKHARSRTRSRSRGRGR; this is translated from the exons ATGGACGCCAAGAAAATATCCTTTGGCTTCAGCAAGGTGGCCAAAAAACCCAATATCCTGCCCAGCAAGCAGCCAAAGGATGAAAACAAAGTGGAGCTCATCAAGTGTTTGGAGGGCAAGGAAATCAAGCTTGTAGC GGAGAGAGTGGAGGCCGCTCCGCTGATCATCGAGATGCAGGGCAGCCAGAAGACCTCTGCCGCTCTGGCCAGCTTGATGAAACGACGGGCAGTGCTGCTGGGCGAAGAGGAGCCGGATCCGGAGGAGGTGACCCCTGCGGCTCAGTCCGTTGCCGAGGTCACAGCTGGTCCGGCTGCTGCAGAAAACCTGGAACAGCGAGCTGCTCGAGAACTGCTTGCGGCTAGCCAAAATAATGGAGATAACTTGACCGCGGAAAAACTAGTGTTGCCGGCGGTGAAGGCCGACGAACTACCTCTCGATGGCGCCAAGGAGGCCACGCTGGACGACTACGACAACATACCCATCCAGCAGTTCGGTCTGGCCATGCTGCGCGGCATGGGTTGGGTGGATCCGCCGCCTAAGAAGAAGGGTTCCGGACCCATCGACGACGCCCCCTTCTTGCGGCCAAAGGGCATGGGTTTGGGAGCTGACAAGGCACTCAAGCCCAAAGCTCTGCTGGTACAGCCGGAAAAGAATGAGCTTCTGGAGATCAAGAAGCAGGCGTTCGTCCGAATCCTCGGCGGCAAACAGAAGGATCAGTACGGACAAATCGAAGGCTTCGACGACCATGCAGGGCGAGTCATCGTCAAGATGGCCATTGGGGGAGCTAAAGAGGCGTTCAACGAGTTCCTCTGTCAGCCAGTGTCTCGAAAAGAGTACGCGCAGTACGGCAAATGCATAA ACACCGCCAAGTACGAAGAGTTCAAGAAGCAGGAGAACGAGCATGGCCAGATAATTTTAAAGCAAGAGAAACCAACAGAGAGAAGGGACCGAGATCGCAGGGAGGACGATAAATCACAACGGGATGAGCGCAAAGAGCAGAGACATTACAAGGACGAAGATCGCAGGAGGTACAAAGAGGAAGATCGAAAGTCGTACAAGGATGAGGACAGGAAATCGTACAAGGATGAGGACAGGAAATCTTACAAGGATGAAGAACGGAAATCATACAAGGATGAGGACAGGAAATCATACAAGGATGAGGACAGAAAATACAAGGATGAGGATAGGAAATCGTACAATGATGGGAGGAAACCCTACAGGGAAGACGATAGGAGAGCATACAAAGAAGAGGATCGAAAGGAATACAAAACAGAACGGACCTACAAAGAGGAAagcaaattacacaaaaatgAGGACCGAGACAGGAGAAACCACGGGCAGGACTCTCGCAGCAACAGCTCCTCCACATCCAAGCGCGAGGATCGTGAACGCAGACGTTCGCCAAGTCCCAAAACCAGCAGGCGGCCCAAAAGCAGCTCAGACGAGGCAGACGACACTGGAGAGTCAACGGAAAGCGACTCCGACTCGGCCTACGAGCgcagaaaacacaaaaagtCATCTAGCCGCAAGTCCAGGAAGCACTCCAAGAAGTCCAAGCACAGAACGAGGAAAGCGGACAACGACTCAAGTGCGGACAGCGATGGAAGCTCCCATGAAGACCACCGACGCCACCCCAGCAAGTACAAAAAGAAGACTAAGAAGAGCAAGCACGCCAGGTCCCGGACTCGCTCAAGATCACGGGGAAGAGGCAGATAA
- the Mettl4 gene encoding N(6)-adenine-specific methyltransferase METTL4 — protein sequence MLKLTTNSLKDNKIAVFLDHRKLIDESYGDFKLRTELFQFQAKRQAQEDGEKRSRKRKRKAGEEDTSSSEDLQLVNRYLRLLPKPLVPDVTPPIARHWEDSYNLPQLHGANESGKLQRFQCPDDTGRVYLIPDRASFYNHNVDQLPALLPQLLPAYDLIVLDPPWRNKYIRRLKRAKQELGYAMLHNDQLSLIPISQLTHPRSLVAIWCTNSAQHQTALEQQLLPSWHLRLLHKLRWYKLTSDHQLISPPQADVTQKQPYEMLYVACHADAPENYGEEIRNTEMLLSVPSIVHSHKPPLLDWLREHLHPNEPNCLELFARYLQPHFTSVGLEVLKLMDERLYKVGKDEPKNI from the coding sequence atgctgaaattaacaacaaatagCTTAAAAGACAATAAAATTGCCGTTTTCTTGGACCACAGAAAACTAATTGACGAATCCTATGGCGACTTTAAACTTCGAACTGAGCTTTTTCAGTTTCAAGCCAAGAGGCAGGCGCAGGAGGACGGCGAAAAGCGCTCAAGGAAACGGAAGAGGAAAGCCGGCGAGGAAGACACTTCATCATCGGAGGACTTGCAGCTTGTCAATCGGTATTTAAGGCTCCTGCCCAAGCCCCTGGTCCCGGATGTCACTCCCCCAATAGCCAGGCATTGGGAGGATTCGTATAATCTGCCTCAGCTCCATGGAGCCAACGAAAGCGGCAAACTACAGCGGTTCCAGTGCCCAGATGATACTGGAAGGGTTTACCTCATTCCCGACAGAGCCAGCTTCTACAACCACAATGTGGACCAACTTCCAGCACTGCTGCCCCAACTCCTGCCCGCCTACGACCTCATTGTGCTGGATCCGCCCTGGCGTAATAAGTATATCCGTCGACTGAAGCGGGCCAAGCAGGAACTCGGCTACGCAATGCTACACAATGATCAGCTGTCGCTCATTCCCATTTCCCAGCTTACGCACCCGCGATCTTTGGTGGCCATCTGGTGCACCAATTCAGCGCAGCATCAAACGGCCCTGGAGCAGCAACTTCTGCCCAGCTGGCACCTCCGACTGCTTCACAAACTACGCTGGTACAAGCTCACCTCGGACCACCAATTGATTTCCCCTCCGCAAGCCGATGTAACCCAGAAACAGCCCTACGAGATGCTCTATGTGGCCTGCCATGCCGATGCCCCTGAGAATTACGGTGAGGAAATCAGGAACACAGAGATGCTGCTCAGCGTTCCCAGCATTGTGCACTCCCACAAGCCGCCTCTCCTAGACTGGCTAAGGGAACACCTTCACCCGAATGAGCCCAACTGTCTGGAGTTGTTTGCCCGTTATCTGCAGCCGCACTTCACCTCCGTCGGCTTGGAGGTTCTCAAGTTGATGGACGAGAGGTTATACAAAGTGGGTAAAGACgaacccaaaaatatataa
- the LOC108077818 gene encoding uncharacterized protein produces the protein MSRIYCGYNPPPPGFKTFFSEKYEDRLKRLPGFGKMRKSWDSHRRPTLILLHVFADDFGALEKWMEMAYQVADPDDLGQLMDFYVDDMWAAYIFNEEEFSFFRSDEGCFVDGPPLIYGVTASGEVFFFGEFSGPKAPDVESLKVFCRQVIEGNVEEPISRKSQVEHIDLAHWNELIYASDEDVAVLFYNSLQNGTQANDAIMQSLSRLGDCLKQEAVRLYKMDLQGGSAPKKFSVETTPAFFFLKGVQKQNPIQCKYKLGPFTMLRFVAETASQELNYYNRLGHRRLHAELLAHMKEYFDLRSNKQGFFM, from the coding sequence ATGTCGCGAATTTACTGCGGCTACAACCCGCCGCCTCCCGGTTTCAAGACCTTCTTCTCGGAAAAGTATGAGGACCGCCTGAAGCGGCTTCCCGGCTTCGGAAAAATGCGAAAATCCTGGGATTCCCACAGGCGGCCAACGCTCATTTTGCTCCATGTATTTGCCGATGACTTTGGAGCCCTGGAGAAGTGGATGGAGATGGCTTACCAGGTGGCAGACCCCGATGATCTCGGTCAGCTGATGGACTTTTACGTGGACGATATGTGGGCGGCGTATATATTCAACGAGGAGGAGTTCAGCTTCTTCCGTAGCGATGAAGGGTGCTTTGTGGACGGGCCCCCGCTGATTTACGGGGTGACTGCCTCGGGCGAAGTGTTCTTCTTTGGCGAGTTCTCAGGACCCAAAGCCCCAGATGTGGAAAGTCTGAAGGTATTCTGCAGGCAGGTGATAGAGGGAAATGTGGAGGAACCCATTAGCCGGAAGTCCCAAGTGGAACATATAGACCTGGCCCATTGGAACGAACTGATTTACGCCTCCGATGAAGATGTAGCagtgttattttacaattccCTGCAGAATGGCACACAGGCGAACGATGCCATAATGCAGAGTCTAAGCAGACTTGGTGATTGCCTTAAGCAGGAGGCAGTGCGTCTGTACAAGATGGACCTACAGGGAGGGAGTGCCCCCAAAAAGTTCAGCGTGGAGACGACACCTGCCTTCTTCTTCCTAAAAGGGGTCCAAAAGCAGAATCCCATCCAGTGCAAATATAAGCTAGGCCCATTTACTATGCTAAGATTCGTGGCCGAAACTGCCAGCCAGGAGCTGAACTATTATAACCGACTTGGTCACCGTAGGCTCCATGCGGAACTGCTCGCCCACATGAAGGAATATTTTGATTTGAGGAGCAATAAGCAAGGGTTTTTTATGTGA